One Defluviimonas aquaemixtae DNA window includes the following coding sequences:
- a CDS encoding lipopolysaccharide assembly protein LapA domain-containing protein, giving the protein MLRFIRLLFLALLAIALVAVASANRDPVTLRLLPEEVAGYVGLNWSAELPLFLVIFGGIVAGLAIGFVWEWFREAKHRAAASQHRREAGRLEREVGRLKRENSKPDDDVLALLEGKSGTQ; this is encoded by the coding sequence ATGTTGCGCTTCATCCGACTATTGTTCCTCGCTCTGCTGGCAATCGCGCTCGTCGCGGTTGCCTCGGCCAATCGAGATCCCGTGACGCTTCGTCTTCTGCCCGAGGAGGTGGCGGGCTACGTTGGTTTGAACTGGTCGGCCGAGTTGCCGCTTTTCCTTGTCATCTTCGGCGGAATCGTGGCCGGGCTCGCCATCGGGTTTGTCTGGGAATGGTTCCGCGAGGCCAAGCACCGCGCCGCCGCCTCGCAGCACCGGCGCGAGGCCGGGAGGCTGGAACGGGAAGTCGGCCGGCTGAAGCGCGAGAACTCCAAGCCCGACGACGACGTTCTAGCGCTTCTCGAAGGCAAGAGCGGCACGCAGTAA
- a CDS encoding phosphoribosylanthranilate isomerase yields MNDIRVKICGLREPEHVASAVAAGAAYLGFVFFPKSPRHLDVPIAAPLALSVPPGVAKVALTVDATDDELDSITAAMPIDMLQLHGRESPARVAEIRARYGLPVMKAVGVAGPEDLAALDSYGRVADQLLVDAKPPKDAVLPGGNGLAFDWRLVERKYWPCPWMLAGGLTPFNVAEAIRLTGARQVDVSSGVETAPGRKDSNLIRAFIAAARGAVAA; encoded by the coding sequence ATCAACGATATCCGAGTGAAGATCTGCGGGCTGAGAGAGCCTGAGCACGTCGCGTCTGCCGTCGCCGCGGGCGCCGCCTATCTGGGTTTCGTCTTCTTCCCGAAATCTCCCCGTCACCTCGACGTTCCGATTGCCGCGCCGCTTGCATTGTCGGTGCCGCCCGGTGTCGCCAAGGTGGCGTTGACGGTCGATGCCACCGACGACGAACTGGATTCGATCACCGCCGCCATGCCGATCGACATGCTTCAGCTACATGGGCGCGAAAGCCCCGCCCGTGTGGCCGAGATCCGCGCCCGCTACGGGCTGCCGGTGATGAAGGCGGTGGGCGTCGCGGGGCCCGAGGATCTGGCCGCGCTCGACAGCTACGGGAGGGTGGCCGACCAGCTGCTCGTCGACGCCAAGCCGCCGAAGGATGCGGTGCTGCCTGGCGGCAACGGGCTTGCCTTCGACTGGCGGCTGGTCGAGCGAAAGTACTGGCCCTGCCCGTGGATGCTGGCCGGTGGTCTCACGCCCTTCAATGTGGCGGAGGCGATCCGGCTGACCGGCGCGCGACAGGTCGATGTCTCGTCCGGTGTGGAGACCGCGCCGGGACGGAAGGACAGCAATCTGATCCGTGCTTTCATCGCCGCCGCCAGAGGCGCCGTTGCGGCATGA
- the rpsA gene encoding 30S ribosomal protein S1 — MCAKATMEEFEALLNESFEIDTPEEGSVVKGKVIAIEAGQAIIDVGYKMEGRVDLKEFANPGEQSELAVGDEVEVYLDRVENIRGEAVLSREKARREEAWDRLEKAYAAEERVEGAIFGRVKGGFTVDLGGAVAFLPGSQVDVRPVRDAGPLMGLKQPFQILKMDRRRGNIVVSRRAILEESRAEQRAEVIGNLSEGQTVDGVVKNITEYGAFVDLGGVDGLLHVTDMAWRRVNHPNEILSIGETVKVQVIKINKETHRISLGMKQLQSDPWDTVEEKFPLNSVHKGRVTNITDYGAFVELEAGVEGLVHVSEMSWTKKNVHPGKIVSTSQEVDVMVLEIDTAKRRVSLGLKQTMRNPWEVFAETHPVGTQIEGEVKNITEFGLFIGLENDIDGMVHLSDLSWDQRGEDAIQNYRKGDVVKAVVTEVDVEKERISLSIKALDADTFSDAVDGVKRGSVITTTVTAIEDGGIEVEYNGMKSFIRRSDLARDRADQRPERFQVGDHVDARVTNVDPKTRRLGLSIKAREIAEEKEAVQQYGSSDSGASLGDILGAALKGSDDK; from the coding sequence ATGTGCGCTAAAGCCACAATGGAGGAATTCGAAGCCCTCCTCAACGAAAGCTTCGAGATCGACACCCCCGAAGAGGGTTCGGTCGTCAAAGGCAAGGTCATCGCCATCGAGGCGGGACAAGCCATCATCGATGTCGGCTACAAGATGGAAGGCCGCGTCGATCTCAAGGAATTCGCAAATCCCGGTGAGCAGTCCGAGCTGGCCGTCGGCGACGAGGTCGAGGTGTATCTCGACCGTGTCGAGAACATCCGCGGCGAAGCCGTGCTGTCTCGTGAGAAAGCCCGCCGCGAAGAAGCCTGGGACCGTCTGGAGAAGGCCTATGCTGCGGAAGAACGCGTCGAGGGCGCGATTTTCGGCCGCGTCAAGGGCGGCTTCACCGTCGATCTCGGCGGCGCCGTGGCCTTCCTGCCCGGCTCTCAGGTCGATGTGCGCCCCGTGCGCGACGCCGGCCCGCTCATGGGCCTCAAGCAGCCGTTCCAGATCCTCAAGATGGACCGCCGCCGCGGCAACATCGTCGTTTCGCGCCGCGCGATCCTCGAGGAATCCCGCGCCGAGCAGCGCGCCGAGGTCATCGGCAACCTGTCGGAAGGCCAGACGGTCGACGGCGTGGTCAAGAACATCACCGAATACGGTGCGTTCGTTGACCTCGGCGGTGTCGACGGCCTGCTGCACGTCACCGACATGGCGTGGCGCCGCGTGAATCATCCGAACGAGATCCTGTCGATCGGCGAGACCGTGAAGGTCCAGGTCATCAAGATCAATAAGGAAACCCACCGCATCTCGCTCGGCATGAAGCAGCTTCAGTCCGATCCGTGGGATACCGTCGAGGAGAAGTTCCCGCTAAACTCGGTCCACAAGGGCCGTGTCACAAACATCACCGATTACGGTGCGTTCGTGGAGCTGGAAGCCGGGGTCGAGGGCCTTGTCCACGTCTCGGAAATGTCCTGGACCAAGAAGAACGTCCATCCGGGCAAGATTGTGTCGACGAGCCAGGAAGTCGACGTGATGGTGCTTGAGATCGACACCGCGAAGCGTCGTGTCTCGCTCGGCCTCAAGCAGACGATGCGCAACCCGTGGGAAGTCTTCGCCGAAACCCACCCGGTTGGCACCCAGATCGAGGGCGAGGTCAAGAACATCACCGAATTCGGTCTGTTCATCGGCCTCGAGAACGACATCGACGGGATGGTCCACCTTTCCGATCTCAGCTGGGACCAGCGCGGCGAAGACGCGATCCAGAACTACCGCAAGGGCGACGTCGTGAAAGCCGTCGTGACGGAAGTGGACGTGGAAAAGGAGCGCATCTCGCTCTCGATCAAGGCGCTGGACGCCGACACGTTCTCCGACGCGGTCGACGGCGTGAAGCGCGGCTCGGTCATCACGACCACGGTCACCGCGATCGAGGATGGCGGCATCGAGGTCGAGTACAACGGCATGAAGTCCTTCATCCGCCGTTCGGACCTCGCCCGCGACCGCGCCGACCAGCGGCCAGAGCGGTTCCAGGTGGGTGACCACGTGGACGCCCGCGTGACCAACGTGGACCCGAAGACCCGCCGACTTGGTCTATCGATCAAGGCGCGCGAAATCGCCGAAGAGAAGGAAGCCGTGCAACAATACGGTTCGTCCGACTCGGGTGCGTCGCTCGGCGATATTCTTGGCGCCGCGCTCAAGGGTTCGGACGACAAGTAA
- the ihfB gene encoding integration host factor subunit beta — protein MIRSELIQKIAEENPHLFQRDVERIVGTIFDEIIEALARGDRVELRGFGAFSVKKRDARVGRNPRTGESVEVEEKYVPFFKTGKLLRDRLNGG, from the coding sequence ATGATCCGGTCCGAACTGATTCAGAAGATAGCCGAGGAAAATCCGCACCTTTTTCAGAGAGACGTCGAACGAATAGTTGGCACCATCTTCGACGAGATTATCGAGGCGCTCGCGCGCGGGGACAGAGTTGAGTTGAGGGGCTTCGGCGCCTTTTCTGTGAAGAAACGCGATGCCCGCGTGGGTCGCAATCCGCGCACGGGTGAGTCGGTAGAAGTCGAGGAAAAGTATGTGCCCTTCTTCAAGACCGGAAAGCTCTTGCGGGACCGGTTGAACGGAGGGTAA
- a CDS encoding GNAT family N-acetyltransferase, producing MIRFREGRRGDIAEVLALLADDEYGAQRETAPLETYLVAFDAMQAEGENWLIVGERDGRIVATYQLTFITGLSHRATRRAHVESVRVASDLRGQGIGRAMMEDAEARARAAGCGLLQLTTQKGRNRARDFYDALGFTPSHIGYKRRLS from the coding sequence ATGATTCGCTTCCGCGAGGGCCGACGGGGGGATATCGCTGAGGTTCTGGCGCTTCTGGCCGACGACGAATATGGCGCTCAGCGCGAGACCGCGCCATTGGAGACCTACCTTGTCGCCTTCGACGCTATGCAGGCAGAGGGCGAGAACTGGCTGATCGTCGGCGAACGGGATGGCCGCATCGTCGCGACCTATCAGTTGACCTTCATCACCGGTCTTTCGCACCGCGCCACGCGCCGCGCTCATGTTGAAAGCGTGCGCGTCGCCTCGGATCTGCGCGGCCAGGGGATCGGCCGGGCGATGATGGAGGACGCAGAGGCGCGGGCGCGGGCGGCGGGCTGCGGTCTCCTGCAGCTCACGACCCAGAAGGGCCGCAACCGGGCGCGCGACTTCTACGACGCGCTCGGCTTTACGCCATCCCACATTGGCTATAAACGCAGGCTGTCCTGA